A segment of the Triticum urartu cultivar G1812 chromosome 1, Tu2.1, whole genome shotgun sequence genome:
CTATAAGATCCCTCCTTTCCATCGCCTTATCCAGCTTGGCCACAATTTCACTCACTATCGCCGATCTTAGCGCAATGTTGTTCACCATCTTGGCCCCCCAGCTCTTCAACTCTCTGGCAATAtgcttcagcttctccgcaaggcAGGCAATAGGTTCTTCATTAGTCGTTGGAAGCCGCCACACCCTGTTTACCAATTCATCAAACCCTTCCATCTTGAGCCAAAAATTCTCGAAACGAAACTGCCTCGCCGGCCGAAAGGAAGTGTCACATGTGAGAAGCAACGGGCAATGATCTGACATCTCGCTCAAGAGGGCTTGCAGCAGGCATCCAGGGAAACTAGCGTCCCATGCGTCATTAAACAGAACACGATCCAACTTCACCAAAGTGGCCCTCTCTTGCTCGTTACTCCAAGTGTACCGACGGCTGTGCATGTATAATTCCTTTAGCTGTAGCTTGTTGATGAAGCCCCTGAAGGCCGACAAACATCTGCGGTTGATGTTATTGTTGTTTTTGTCCGTCGCCTGTGCTATCAGATTGAAATCTCCTCCGAGGAACATTGGCGTGCCCACTGGAAAGGCTTGCACCGTTGCCTTCAGATCAGCCAGGAAAACCATCTTCTCTGCTTCTTGTTGTGGTCCGTACACCGTCACCAAACCAAAAGGGGCTCCATCCGTCGTGTTCCCATGCGCCGCAATAAAGGAATTACGAGCATCCACATTAGGGAGATTGAACTTCGCCCCAACCCATGCGAGTAAAATTCCACCTCGCGTCCCGTCCGCGGGAGAGAAGGTAAACttgtcaaactcagccccacaaCACTCTTGCACCATCCTACTGTCCACCACAGATAATTTGGTTTCTTGGATACATGCCATGGCCACATTGTGCGCCTTCACCACAGCCCTAACCACACCTCTCCGTGCGGGGTGTGATTATCCTATAGTTACCACAAAACAAGCACTAGGTCAGTTGGTTAGTTGCCAAATTTCTTTACCAAGACAATGGGTGATCGATTCCCAAGTAGCTCTTATTTTTGCATTTAAAAACAAGAGATCAACCTCCGCCAAAAAATCGCTGCTGCCCACGTACGAGGATCAACCTCCGCCCAAAAATTCGCTGCCCATATACGAGAAAAAAGGAATCTGATTTAACCTTCCTTCGCCAAAAAATTAGGAAACAAACCCCGCCTATCTCGTTCACGATCTCAAAAAGTCGAAGCGAAATCATCGGGAGCGACCGCGGTGAACGAAATCATCGGGAGCGAGCGCAAAAACTGCGGGAGAGAAGAAGAAAACATGGGGTCGCGCACGACCGTAGGATCTAGAACGGACGAGATCCAATGTGTTTGGATCCGTTGCAGAAATCCTGCCGACTGGATTTTAGCTTTCTCGTATATTAatttacggagggagtagctaGTTGCTCTGCTGAAATCGCTGGTCGCGTAAAACTTTAGGTTCGCTTCTCTCGAAAAGAAATAAGGTGGCCAGGAGCTCGACCATGGAGGGCACTCCcgcatagggaggagaagagagggGGTGGCCTCGATGACGGCGACCGCGTCtccccccacccccacccacGCGCGCGAGCCCTCCAGATCCGCAACTTCGAGCTCCTGCAGTACCGTTGGCGGCCACGAGCAGGTCCTCGAgcatgctgctgctgctccggtgCGGGGCAGAAGAGACCGGGGCGCAGGCGCACGTGCCGCAGCTGTAGCTGGACAAGGACTGCGCGCGGGCGGAGCAGAAGCCGTTCTGGAAGGGCAGCGGCGAGCAGAAGCGTTCTGGAAGGAGCGCCGCGCAGCGCAGCAGCAGCCGGCGGCATCGTCGCGGCTGAGCACGCCGGTCGCTAAGGGGGCGGAGGCCAGGCAGGCTGTGTACGCGAGAAAGAGGAGACGGGGATGACTCGGTCAAACTCTGCAATTCAATACTTCCAAACAGAAAGGGACTATAATTGGTTGCTCTCTTTAGATTTCAAATTATCCAAACAGAAAATCTTGAATTGCATTCTATTTCAATACCTTGGTTGATTTGGTATTGCAGCTCAATTCAACTCGTTGGGCTGAATACATACATTCAAACAAAGCATAAGAGTACAACTCCtcccgtcccataatataagatgttgtTACAACCAGTATACGAGTACCTTCCAAGAGGTAATACTAACATCATCCAAAGAAGATATCACATTGCTTTGACCGGAGCTAGAATTGAAGTACATGCCTTTAGTTCTGTTGATGAAAGAAAATGTGTCCCATAAATATTTCCAGAATAAAATAAATGTGTTGTGTATGCAGGGAGATTGGTTGCGATGATGTGCAGGAAAGCTGAAATAGAGTTATATCTCAGCAGCTTGGGAAGCAAGAGCAGTGTAAGGATTAGTAGGAATTGCAATCAGTTCTCATGGGCACCTGGGTGCCAATCTGGCTGGGCTTGCTCAACCCAGGACACGAACTCATTCGCAAACAACTCATTTGAAAACCCGGTTCCGTCCAGAGCAGAGAATTGCAGGCCATGCTGTCCAGGTTTCTTCTGCCCTCGTGGACTGACTTGCATGATGCGTAAGTGTTTCTTTCCAAACAAATTACCCCCTAGACACTAACTTAATGATGCATGCAATCAACAGCATTATATTCCTTCCCGCACACACACTATATTCCTCAAGTCCCAATACATCAATCATTTTAGAGTTTCTTCCTCCACTTCTTTTTTTGTTGGTATTCTGTATTCTCAATGTTATGTTTACTTGCTCTAAATCCATTCTTCTTTTGTCCAGCTTGTCCTTTGGGTGCTTATTGTCCTCTTGGGACACTGAATAAAACTACCAACCTTTGTGACCCGTAAGAGTAATGTACACTGAAGATTCCTTATTTACCATGCGACATTCTTCATACGAATTTCATAGCACATATTGTTTCTCTGTGACAAAAAATATTAGGTATTCTTACCAAATAACTCCCGGATCAAACCAGACATGCGGCAGTGCAGATACTTGGGCTGATGTGATTACTACCAATGATGTCTTCTGCCCTCCAGGGCACCATTGCCCAACCACTACCCAAAAACTTAACTGCAGCAAGGGGTAGTGTATTAGCCTTCTCTTTCTGTGGTACGTTGTTATGTTTATAGTGATAACTAATACCAAACTTTGTATTTTTCAGGTCCTATTGCAGGAAAGGTGCCACTGGTGAAAATAGTAAGCATCTTGTTTGTTTTTCTTCTGAATTTCATCCATTGAGAAGCATGAGTTAGAATTACTACTTATTGAATAACCTGTGCTTCTACTTATTGAGAAGCGTCTTGTTCAAATATACTGTATATGATTTGTCAAGCTCCAAACATGATTTTAACATTTCCTGGAATCCTAACGACTAGTTTGCACCCACTTCCTTCTAGAGTTAAAATCATGTTTGGAGCTTGACAAAATGGAAGAGCTCCAAACATGATTTTAACGCTTCCATTTGTCTGCTAAAGATAAATTTTCACCCCCTTCGGTTGCTTGACATACCTTTTTAATTAAAAGCTAGATAGCCTAGAGCACTTGATTCAAACAAGTCGTGCAAGTTTACAATTGCTATGATCTACCCTTTGTATCACTTATCTAATGTAATTTTGCAGAGTGTAGATGGAAAGGCGGGTGTAAGGAGAATTCAGAAAAAGAAGAAATCGCTTTGTTTGGTGGCATACTGATTGTGAGTAGTGCAATTTGCCAACTTTCTGGGCCACGACACTCATTTCGACTCATACATTTCACTAAACATTTTCTCGACAAACATAGTGCTAACTTATACCTTTTGATTTATCAAATTGTTGTCTTGTTAGAATTTGTAACAAGACAACAATTTGATAAGTCCTAGAATTACATGCAATGTTAATGCATTGCCAATGCAAGTCTTATTTCCTTTTGTGTAAATACGATCCAGTTATTTTGTTAATATATATGATTGTTATCGCCAATGCAAGTTTATATGCTGTAAATTTCTGCATAAGTTGTGACTGTAAGGCATCCTAGTTTCTCTCTCAAGTGATTTTCGTAGAAACCCACACAACATAAACAGGAGCATCTAAATTGTTACCAATACCTATTTACTTAGAGCCAACGATCTTGTTCTCGTTCTTTAATGCTAGTATTTAGTAAACGATTCGCTCGTGATCTTGTTTATGCAGGTTGTCTTAATTGTCATTTTACTACTGGTGTACAATTGCTCTGATCAATTCATTGCAGTTCGAGCTAAAATTTTATCGAAGTCTCGTAAAAAGGCAGCAAAGATTGCGCAAGAATCGGCAACAGCACGGAAAAGATGGAAATTAGCAAAAGAACTTGTACTAAGGCATGAGATGGAAATGTATGAGTCTTCTGATGCACCTGAGGAATTAGCTACATCATCTGATGGGATACTACATGCTGATAAAGGTAATGGTAAGAGATCAAAAAATCGCAGAAAGCTAAATGTTCGCACTGAAAGGTTCAGACGTGCATATAGTCAGATTGACAAGGAAAGAGCTCTGCAGCTAGACAAAGACAAATTAACACTCGCTGGAATAGTGTCTCGAGCTGCTGAAAACAGACCACAGAGGCCAATGCTTGAGGTGGCCTTCAAAGGTCTGACATTATCCATTGGGAAAAAGAAACTTCTACAATGCGTTACTGGAAAACTTTCACCAGGTAGGATAACGGCTATTATGGGTCCTTCTGGAGCAGGAAAGACCACATTTCTCAACGCTGTGTTAGGCAAAACATCAGGCTATAAGAAGGATGGATTGGTCCTTGTAAATGGAAAATCCGGATCGATGCAGTCATATAAGAAGATAATTGGTTTTGTTCCACAAGATGATATCGTACATGGAAACCTGACGGTTGAGGAAAATCTGTGGTTTAGTGGACGCTGCAGGTACTGGATACATAACAAAGCGCAATTCATTTGTGTTCCCAAAGTATTCTTTTGGCCTTACACTAAAATTTTCAATGCACAATTTTATTAGGATCAGTGACATAGCATTGCAAGACTTCAATTCGCTGCAGAATTCGACAATATTATTCTTTACAGTTTCTTCACGAAATTCATTGAAAACGATGTTTAATTTTTCAGATATAGTTTAGTTTGATTATTAAAGTGTTATatcatttatttacttatttattcATATTCCCCCCTTCACATACATAAATTAATCATCTCTTGTATGGCATAAGTTCTGTGCCTAGATGGCTCCTAATAGTTGATGCATATTCTTTGCTAGGCATCTAAAAGAAGTGATATCTCCTAATTAATTTCAGCAACTCTTTTGATGATATCCTTATTGTACTTTCATAAGGCAATCATTTTCCTCTAACAATCACTATTCTTTTGTGAAACAGGTTAAGCAAAAGCATGTCAAAAGCTGATAAGGTTCTCATTCTAGAACGGGTTATAGGGTCACTAGGGCTCCAAGAAATCAGAAATTCCCTTGTTGGGACAGTGGAAAAGCGGGGTATTTCTGGCGGACAAAGGAAGCGTGTGAATGTTGGGATTGAAATGGTTATGGAACCATCTCTTCTGATATTAGACGAGCCAACAACAGGCTTAGATAGTGCTTCCTCCCAACAACTTCTAAGAGCTCTTCGTCATGAGGCATCCCAAGGCGTGAATGTTTGCGCAGTGATTCACCAACCAAGGTTTCCTTGTAAACTTTGAATTAATCATTCCTTTATTTCTTCCAGAAAGAATCCTTTTCTAATCTTGAGTTGAAAAGACATAGCTCATATGAAAAGTGCTCTTGCAATTTATTGTAACATTAATTGATCAGCTGGCCAATACACTAGGTCTACCTATCAGTTGGCGTTCCAAAATTTGGTAAAACAAATTCATCGACATGAGTAGTAGTAATGCCCAACTTTATACAGTGAGTCGTATAAATATGACTAGTCAGGAAGTCATTTATCCCTGTGTGACTAAAATAATCTTCTCTACACATTCTTTTCTACTCCCTctatcccaaaataagtgtctcaagcttagtacaactttgtactagctctagtacaaagttgagacccttattttggaacggagggagtacttcatTAAGATGAATTTGGATCTAATATGTATTAACATTTTACGCAGCTATACTTTGTTCAGTATGTTTGATGACTTTGTTCTTTTGGCAAGAGGCGGCCTTATTGCTTACCATGGGCCTATAAGTGAAGTTGAAAATTATTTCTCAGGCCTGGGGATCAAGGTTCCTGACCGCGAGAATCCTCCAGACTATTATATTGACATCTTAGAGGGAATAGCAAAGACAAAAATGAGCGGACATGCCACTCCTAAACATTTGCCACTTCTCTGGATTCTGCATAATGGATATGATGTTCCAGAAGATATGCGGAAGGACCTTGAGGAGATCAATATGATGCACGAGTTATATACTGTAGGGTCCATTACTAGAGAACTATCTTCTGTAGAACAGACAGAGAGTAAACATTCTGTGCACCAAAATGTCAGCCAAAGAAATGATTTACTGAATAGGAAAACACCCGGTGTACTTGCACAATACAGATACTATTTAGGGAGGTAATCCGATCTCCTTCATTTCTCTAACTTGCTTTGAGTTTGGTGAATCATTTTGTAACTCCATAGCCAAATTATGTTTTCAGGGTAGCTAAGCAACGTCTACGTGAAGCTACGCAACAGGCTGTTGATTACCTGATATTGTGTATTGCTGGCATATGCATTGGAACCATCACAAAAGTAAACGATGATACACTCGGTGCAGCTTCTTATGGGTATACCATAATTGCAGTCTGTAAGTTGGCACCATGTGTTATTTTTATAAATGTCCTAAACCATAAAGTAGCAAAAAAATAAAACAGAAGAAGAAATATTCTGTTCCTGTAAAGCATCTTAGATTGCAAAAATATTGAGAACCACTCCACACACACTAGGTACACCGGACTGCATAATTGGCGAGAGACATTTGTAACACCTGACCTGGCCATACATAACATTTTTTTTCGAGAAAACGCAAGAAGAGCTTGCATTTCATTGTGGTTACAATCCTCCTAGGAGGGAATTACAGTGCCTGGAGGCATATCAGTGCACGTCCCATGTTTGCGGTAAAATGGCACGAAGCCCTAGGGCGCCGGCTCTGGCACAAAGGGCGGCCTCGTCTTTGATCTTCGTGAGCAGGTCGGTCGTCGAGGGCCGGCCTCTGTTGAAGACGCAGTCGTTACAATGCTTCCATATCATCCATGGGACGAGGAGGGTCGCGGAGGCGAGGCCCTTGCGCATGGGCTTTGGGGTGTCCTGTTGCGCTGTGCGCCACCAGTCGTTGAGGGAAGTCTGCTGTCGGGCGGGGCACAGGGGAGTTTGAGCCAGTGCAGACCTGGTGCCAGATCTTCCTGGCGAAGGGGCAGGCAAGGGTGAGGTGGTGCATGGTCTCGGGGGCCTGGTCGCAGAGGAGGCATCGTGCGGGGTGTTGCAGGCCACGGCGGGCGAGGCGATCGGTTGTCCAACATCGGTCCAGGTGGGCGAGCCAGTGGAAGAATCGGACGCGCGGGGGTGCCCAGTGCTTCGAGGTGAGCTTCCATGCGTCGCAGCCCGTGGAACCATTGAAGGTGGCGAGGTAGGCTGATTTGGCAGAGTAGACGCCGCGGGGTTCCACCTCTAGGAGAGGCGGTCTGGCTCGGCGGAGAGGGTCGTGGCTGATTGCCTGCCAGAGCTGTAGGTATTGCCCGATCTCATGTATGCCGATCGTGCCGTGTATGTCCCGTGCCCATTGGTTGGCCTGAAGTCCATCGGCGATGGTCCTGAGCTTGCGGCGACGCTTGGGGATGCAAGCGTAAAGGAGCAGCGCGATCTCGCTAACGGAGCGCCCGTCAATCCATCGATCTTCCCAGAAGAGGGCCTCCGTGCCATTCCCGATTTGCATGGTGGTGGATGCGAAGAAGAATGCACGCTCCTCGGCGGTGAACTGTAGGCCAGCCCATGCTCTGGTTCTGTCCGTGCGGCTGAACCACAACCAGCGGATGCGGAGCGCGAGGCTGGTCCGGCCGAGGTCGCGCACGCCTAGGCCACCGAGCGAGAGCGGCCTAGCGACACGTTGCCAATTGACATGGCAGTGGCCTCCATTTGCCTCCGCGCGTCCAGCCCACAGGAAGCCTCGCTGGATTTTCTCGAGTGCCCTGATGGTCTTCTTGGGGGGCGCGAGGGCGAGGAGCTGGTGGATCGGGATTGCGCTGAGGATGGCCTTGACGAACGCGAGGCGGCCGGCCTTGTTCATAAGATGCGCCTTCCAGGTGGGTAGCATGCCGGCCGTTTTGTCGACGACGGGCTGTAGCTGTGCAGCCGTGGGGCGATGTAGAGTCAGGGGGATGCCCGGATAGGTGATTGGGAACTCGGCGAGGGGGCAGCCCGGTAGGTTGACAGCGGGCGCGGCGTCATCAGCAGTGCATCGGATCAAGGTGGCGGAGCTTTTGGAGTAGTTGACCAGGAGGCCTGAAGCTCGGCCGAAGAGCAGCAGGATGCTCTTGACGGCAGTGATGTCGCCGATGGTGGGATGGCTGAAGAGGATCACGTCGTCGGCGTAGAGGGAGACCGAGGGGACCGGGCACCAGGGGTGCAGCTGCTGTAGGACGCCCAGCTCCGTGGCGCGGCGGAGGAGGTGACCCAACGTCGAAGGCAAGGATGAAGAGCTGCGGAGACACGGGGTCGTCCTGGCAGAGGCCACACCTGTGCCAGATGGTGGGGCCGGGGTCTCCGTTGATGAGCACCTTCGTGCTGGCTGAGGAGAGAAAGATGGCGAGCCATTCCAGGAAGCGGGAGTCGAAGCCGTACTGCCGGAGGACCTCGAAAAGAAACGGCCAGCTGATGGTGTCGAAGGCACGAGCCAGGTCCAGCTTCAGGAGGGCGTGGGGGGCGCCGAGCTAGTGCAGGAGGCGCGCGGACTGGCACACGAGGATGAAGTTGTCGTGCAAGCTGTGGCTGGGGATGAATGCGTTCTGGCAAGTGCTGACGAGGCTGCAGAGCTTCGGCGCGAGGCGGAGCGAAAGGACCTTGGTGAAGATTTTGGCGACAAGGCGAATTAGGCTTATGGGCCTAAAGTCACCAAGGCCGCGAGGGTCCGCGCGCTTTGGGAGCAGGGTGAGCAGTGCCTAGTTGAGGGAGCAGAAGCCTCGACCGCGCATCTCGTACAGCCGCTGGAAAACGTCGACAAAATCTTTCCGGACAATGGGCACGCGCAAGAACTCGACGGTGTAGCCGTCCGAGCCGGGAGCTTTTCGAGCAGGGAGGTGCTTCACCGCCTGCCAAATTTCCTCGGCGTCAATGGGGGCGTTGAGGTCGTCGAGGTTTGTGGACGTGATCAGCTCGGTGGGGTTGAGGCTGCAATCGCGGGGCGTCTCACGGCCGAGCAGGGCGTCGAAGTGCGTGTAAGCCGCGACTGCCATGTCGCAGGGGGCGGAGATCGAAGCGCCGTCCATCGTGAGGCCGTGTATCCGATTCTTCTGCCGCCGATACGTGCATTGCTGGTGGATGAATGATGTGCTGGCGTCGCCGTCCTTGAGAGTCAAGATGCGGGCGCGCTGTCGAGCAATGGTGCGCTCAGGAGAGGTGAGGCCAAGGTAGGAGGCCTTGATCTGCCGCCGAAGCCAGTCTTCGTGCGGGGACAGAGATCGGCTCTCCTGCGCCGTGTCCAGCCTGAGAAGGAGCTCCCTGGAGATCGCAAGCTTGAGGCGAACGTTGCCAACAATTCGCGTGCTCTAGCTACTAAGCTTGCGCGCGGTGATTTTCATGTGCCGCATGAGTCGCCGGAATGGGTCGTCATCGTGGATGGAGTGCCAGGCGCCCGCCACAATGTCGTGGAATCCATCCAACCGTGTCCAGAATTCCTCGAAATGGAATCTTCGATGTCCTGGCGGCACCGGTTTGCAATCAAGCGGCAAGGGGCTGTGATCGGAAACGACGGAGGCGAGGCATCGAAGATGTCATTCCCCATGCGGGTCCTCCCAATCGGGGGTGCAGAGGACGCGGTTGAGGTGCACGACGGTTTGGGGGATTGCTTGTTGGACCACGTGTAGCGCCGAATGTTGAGGTAGACCTCTTTGAGCGCGAGGTCGTTGATAGCACGCCGGAAACGACCCATCATGCGGCGATTGAGGTTGCCGTTGTTCTTGTCTTCGTCGCGGTATATGAGGTTGAAATCACCGCATAGCATCCAGGGGCCGTCGCAAGCCGCCCGGACGTCTTGTAGCTCCTGTAAGAAGGCGATCTTGTTGGCGTCCAGCTGCGGCCCATAGACCACGGCAATCCACCACAGCGTGCGCGCGCCAGAGGGGGCAGACACCCTAGCAGTCAAGGTGTTTGACGTGAACTCAGGGTCCGAGATGGCCACCTCCATGCTTTTCCAGGCAAGCAAAATACCACCACGGGTGGCGTCCGCAGGGAGGTAAACATAGTCATCGAATTCCGAGCCAAGCGCTTCAAGGACAGTCGACGCGCAAACCAAAGCCATCTTTGTTTCTCGGAGGCAAACGATGGACGCATTAGCGCTTACAACAAGTGAGTGAATGGCGGTGCGGCGGGCACGCGCATTGAGGCCGCACACATTCCAGATCAGGATCTTGGGCTCGTAATCCATGGAAAAGAGGTCGACGGTGGGGTGCGGGGGCGCGGTCATGCCTCAATCGGGCTGCCGGCGACCACCGTGGTGATCGGCGCGATCATGGGATCCGCGGGTAGCTCGCGATCGACCAGCGCGGCGATGGCCGAGAGGATGGGCAGAGGGATGGGCGTTGCGAAGAGGCCTTCATACGCCTTCATCTCGGCCGACGTGATCCTTTGGTCGACCCCAACGATGCCCAGGATTCGCAGCATGTGGATCTGCGAGCGCCGCTCA
Coding sequences within it:
- the LOC125506089 gene encoding ABC transporter G family member 25-like isoform X2 — its product is MLLQPVYEYLPRGRLVAMMCRKAEIELYLSSLGSKSSVRISRNCNQFSWAPGCQSGWACSTQDTNSFANNSFENPVPSRAENCRPCCPGFFCPRGLTCMMPCPLGAYCPLGTLNKTTNLCDPYSYQITPGSNQTCGSADTWADVITTNDVFCPPGHHCPTTTQKLNCSKGSYCRKGATGENKCRWKGGCKENSEKEEIALFGGILIVVLIVILLLVYNCSDQFIAVRAKILSKSRKKAAKIAQESATARKRWKLAKELVLRHEMEMYESSDAPEELATSSDGILHADKGNGKRSKNRRKLNVRTERFRRAYSQIDKERALQLDKDKLTLAGIVSRAAENRPQRPMLEVAFKGLTLSIGKKKLLQCVTGKLSPGRITAIMGPSGAGKTTFLNAVLGKTSGYKKDGLVLVNGKSGSMQSYKKIIGFVPQDDIVHGNLTVEENLWFSGRCRLSKSMSKADKVLILERVIGSLGLQEIRNSLVGTVEKRGISGGQRKRVNVGIEMVMEPSLLILDEPTTGLDSASSQQLLRALRHEASQGVNVCAVIHQPSYTLFSMFDDFVLLARGGLIAYHGPISEVENYFSGLGIKVPDRENPPDYYIDILEGIAKTKMSGHATPKHLPLLWILHNGYDVPEDMRKDLEEINMMHELYTVGSITRELSSVEQTESKHSVHQNVSQRNDLLNRKTPGVLAQYRYYLGRVAKQRLREATQQAVDYLILCIAGICIGTITKVNDDTLGAASYGYTIIAVSLLCQLAALRSFSPERLQYWRERESGMSSVAYFLARDTIDHFNTVVKPIVFLSTFYFFNNPRSTLGDNYLVLLALVYCVTGIGYTLAIWFELGLAQLCSALLPVVLVLVGTDPKFPQFIKQFCYPKWTLEAFIIAGAKEYSGVWLITRCGALLKGGYNINYFAICIGIMMLNGVLFRFVALLSLLKLR
- the LOC125506089 gene encoding ABC transporter G family member 25-like isoform X1; this encodes MLPAPLAAVLLLPLVLALLPAGGRCQQGDDNPGPGVRDRALPPSASSAATAALMARMNTVSRELADEVQSKYGFCMSSVNNDFDQTFDLTSDPSFISECNEQTQGRLVAMMCRKAEIELYLSSLGSKSSVRISRNCNQFSWAPGCQSGWACSTQDTNSFANNSFENPVPSRAENCRPCCPGFFCPRGLTCMMPCPLGAYCPLGTLNKTTNLCDPYSYQITPGSNQTCGSADTWADVITTNDVFCPPGHHCPTTTQKLNCSKGSYCRKGATGENKCRWKGGCKENSEKEEIALFGGILIVVLIVILLLVYNCSDQFIAVRAKILSKSRKKAAKIAQESATARKRWKLAKELVLRHEMEMYESSDAPEELATSSDGILHADKGNGKRSKNRRKLNVRTERFRRAYSQIDKERALQLDKDKLTLAGIVSRAAENRPQRPMLEVAFKGLTLSIGKKKLLQCVTGKLSPGRITAIMGPSGAGKTTFLNAVLGKTSGYKKDGLVLVNGKSGSMQSYKKIIGFVPQDDIVHGNLTVEENLWFSGRCRLSKSMSKADKVLILERVIGSLGLQEIRNSLVGTVEKRGISGGQRKRVNVGIEMVMEPSLLILDEPTTGLDSASSQQLLRALRHEASQGVNVCAVIHQPSYTLFSMFDDFVLLARGGLIAYHGPISEVENYFSGLGIKVPDRENPPDYYIDILEGIAKTKMSGHATPKHLPLLWILHNGYDVPEDMRKDLEEINMMHELYTVGSITRELSSVEQTESKHSVHQNVSQRNDLLNRKTPGVLAQYRYYLGRVAKQRLREATQQAVDYLILCIAGICIGTITKVNDDTLGAASYGYTIIAVSLLCQLAALRSFSPERLQYWRERESGMSSVAYFLARDTIDHFNTVVKPIVFLSTFYFFNNPRSTLGDNYLVLLALVYCVTGIGYTLAIWFELGLAQLCSALLPVVLVLVGTDPKFPQFIKQFCYPKWTLEAFIIAGAKEYSGVWLITRCGALLKGGYNINYFAICIGIMMLNGVLFRFVALLSLLKLR